TATCCAATGAAAAATCATCACCTGTCATTACCCCTGATACATCTAATTGTTTGGCAATAAATTTTTGGGATTTATTGCATTTAAGATATGCTTTTATTTCCGTATCTTTGCCCCAAAGTCAAATGTTCATATTTCATTGTCTTATGTGGTTATTTGACAAAGGAATAACATTTTTTTGAAGAGAGAAAGTTTTTTACTTTCTCTCTTTTTCATTTCAGCTACGCCTCCATTCATAAGAGAGAAAAACTATCCCAAAAAAATGCACTTACTAACGGAATTTAAGAATTATAGCGAACTAAAAATATTATTTGATATAAATAATTATTCCAATCGTAATTGCTGACCAGCTTGTATGTTATTGTTTATTAGATTGTTAAGTTGTATAATTCGTTCAATCGAAACGTTTTGTTCTCTTGAAATTTTATACAACGTATCGCCCGATTTCACAATGTAATATTTTGCTTTTGAGTTAGGTGATTGTTTCTTATCCTTTTTAATTCCTAAAACTTGCTCATCGTACTGATGGAGCTGATATTTGTGGATAAGAGAAATGAGTTTTTGCGGGTATTTGGGGTCGGTGGCATATCCTGCTTTTTTGAGTCCGTATGCCCAACCTTTGTAGTCGTCAGGGGCTAACTCAAATAAAAAAGCATATCGACTTCTATTGGCAATGAAAATAGAATGGTCTTCAAAAGATTCATTGGGGTGTTTGTATCTTCGAAAACACTCTCCTTTTTCATCATCATCGTGTGAGATGGTTTTTCCTTCCCAGCCCAAATGACACTTGATACCAAAATGATTATTTCCGTAGCGAGCCAAACGACCTTGTCCACTACCACTTTCCAAAATTGCCTGTGCCAAAGTGATACTTGCAGGAATTTTGTATCGTTGCATTTCAACCATTGAGATATCTTTGTAGGTTTCAATATATTGTCTAATTACAGCGGGTGTTACTTCGACTGCCGAGGTGGCTACTAAATATTCATCTTCATCATCGTTTTTGTGATTTTTTTCGATTTTTGAAGTGCTTTTTAGAATGTGTTTTGATTGCGTATTTCTTTGGGTGATTTTTTTTGGATTTTTAGATTTCTTATAATATCTGGGAGAGCACGAAAGTGCCAATAATCCTAATAGTAAAAAGCTAAATTTCTTCATCATAAATAAGTGTCTTTCGGTGTTGTTTTTCTCGCTTCTGATTCAGTCCGGCAATGCCTTGCAATCCGCCAGTATGTATGGCTAATATTTTTGAATTGGCTTTAAAAAAACCTTTGTTTATGAGTGCAAAAATAGCAAAAATCATTTTTCCAGTATAAATAGGGTCTAAAGGGATTTTTGTTTTTTGATAAAAATCGTTTAAAAAGTGTACTAATTCATCGGAAACTTTAGCATATCCGCCAAAATTATAGTCGTGAATGAGTTTCCAATTGGTTTTTGAAACGTATTTTTCTATTTCCGAATGCAGAAAATCTCCCTGCAAAGCCGGAAAACCAATTATGGTTTGGTGCGGAAAACTGGCGTTAATAATTCCCGACAGTGTACCTCCCGTACCCACAGCACAAGCAATAACATCGTATTTTGCGTCTTCTAAGGTAATGATTTCTTGGCAGCCTTTTACAGCCCAAGCATTGGTGCCTCCTTCGGGAACCAAATAAATATCTTCTCCGAACTGATTGTAAATCTGTTTGATAAAGGAAGAAGTGTTTTTTAAACGATATTCAGCTCTGCTTATAAAATGTAGTTGCATACCGCATTTTTGGGCGAAACTTAGGGTCGGATTTTCTTGTATTTTATCTTTGAGCTCGTCACCTCTAATGATGCCTATGGTTTTATAACCTGAAATTTGTCCCGCATAGGCTGTTGCCGAGATATGATTTGAAAAAGCACCTCCGAAAGTGAGCAATGTTTTTTTATTTTGTCGCTGAGCTTCTAACAGATTATATTTCAGCTTTCGGTATTTATTACCTGATATAAAACGATGAATTTTGTCTTCTCGTTTGATATCAAGTGTTATTCCGTGAGGGAAACAAAGCTCAATAGGTTGATTTTCAACGCAGGTTATGTCAAGCATAGATTAAAATTGGAAATATATAAAAGGCTGAAAATCCGAAGAATACGCCTGATAACAGATAATAACTGTAATCACAGCAATAGCTCCTTTAACAATGATATGACTTTCAGAGAATTTTCGTTCAATATGGTCTTTGAAATTTTGGGGTAACCAATGGGTTACATAGCCAATGAACATCACCAGAAAAACCCAGCGGTGATGCCAAACTACCTCCCAAGCAGATCCCCAATCCATATTGTACAGTACTTGATTGAACCATAAGGAGATACGCTGCATATCCTCACCTCGGAAAAAAATTCGAACTAAAGTGATGAAAATAAAAGTAATAGCTATTTTCCAAGTAGTAGCTAACCAAGAGATTGATTTCTCATAAGGACTTATTTTTCGCCAAAATTTGTACACCAAAATACCCAAGCCGTTAAGTCCGCCCCAAATCACAAACTTCCAAGAAGCTCCGTGCCACAATCCTCCAATGAGCATCGTGAGCATAATATTTATATTGGTGGAAATATGTCGTTCAAAATTTTTGTTTATAAAAGCCAAAATAGTTCCGATAACCAATATAACTCCTACAGAAATAGTGAAATACATATTATTAAAAGCGATAACAACACCTATTATCAATAAACAAGAAATAATAATTGAAGCCCAAGAACTACCACGATTTCCTCCTAAAGGAATATACAAATAATCACGTAACCAAGTAGATAATGAAATGTGCCAACGTTTCCAGAAATCGCCACAATTTATAGCTTTATAAGGAGAATTAAAATTGGTAGGGAGTTGGAAGCCCATTAAAAGAGCCAAACCAATGGCTATGTCGGTATATCCTGAAAAATCGCCATAAATTTGTAAAGAATATCCTATTAAAGCCATCATATTGGAAAATCCTGTAAATAGAGTAGGGGAATCGAAGACTTTATCCAAAAAATGCATTGCGATGAAGTCTGCAAAAATCATTTTTTTGATTAAACCTTTGAGAATCATATAAATTCCCTTGTTAAAATGTGAGGCATCAATTTGGGTGTTTGCCGTTATTTGAGGTACGAAACTTTCTGCACGAACGATAGGTCCTGCTACTAATTGAGGGAAAAAACTCACATAAAAACCAAAGTCAAGAATCGAATTTAAGGGGGCTACCTTTTTACGATAAATATCTACCGTATAGCTGATGGTTTGGAAAGTGAAGAAAGAAATCCCTACAGGTAAAATGATAGTATCTACTTTAAAGTATCCTTCTGAATTAAAACCATTTGCCCAATAAGCCAAATAGTTAAATACTTCATTATTAGTATGAAAAAAGAAATTAAAACTATCGGTAAAAAAGTAGGCGTACTTAAAATAACAAAGTACTAACAGATTGATAATGATACTGATAGTTACAGCACTTTTTCGCAAATACTGACGAGTTTGATTATAGATGTATTTTCCTAAGAAAAAATCAGTAACTGTACTGAATATCAGTAATAACACGAATAAACCACTGGTTTTGTAGTAAAAGAATAAACTCGCTAATAGCAAAAAGGCATTCCGAATGTGATTTCTTTTATAAATTAAGGAAAAAACAAAATAAACTACAGCAAAAAATATCCAGAAGTTAATTCGAGTGAAAATCAGCGGATTTTTATCAGAAAAAGCAAAAATATCTTGTAACAATTCCATAATCAATCAATAGTTAAAAGGTCTTCTTGAAGACATTGTACCAAAAGTTCTGCCATTAGGCGAGTTCCTTCAGGGCGAAAATGAATGTAATCGGGTGAAGCGTACCCTTTTTCTACCCAAGAAACCATTGAATTTTCACCACCCATAGCCTCAAAAAGGCTCCAATACGCCATACCGTTTTGTAAACTCTGTTTTTTCATTTCATCGTTAAGTAAAGGTAAAAACGGATAGGTCACCATTTCACCATTTACTGAAGTTGCCATATCCCCTGGACCAATTAAAAGACACAAAGCCTCTGGATTACTGTCTTTTACCCACATGATGTTTCGCATTAGGGTTCTAACATAGCCTCCAACTTGTTTTTCTTCATTGATGTATGGAATAGTATTTCCACCATATTGGAAGATGATAATATCGGCTTTTCGTTGGTTTGCCATTTGTCGGAAATTTTCCTGATTCATTTTTATGAAAAAACGCCCTGATTCTCCGCGCATAGCCACGTTATCCATACGTATTCCTGTAATGTCATCTAAAGTAATTCCGTAAAAATCAGGACTTATCTTGCCTTCTAATTCTACTTTAATTTCTTGTGGCGTACTTTGAAAGTCAATCTGAAACAAATGATGTCTGCCGTCAGTTTTTAAAGAATCACGCATTAAGATATTTCCGTTTTCATAAACGGTAATAAAAGTTGGTGTGTGATTGTTACCATAATGTATTCCCATCTTATGAAATTTCTGTAGTCGCTGAAATGCCTTTTTAGAGGGTTTTATGGTAAATGTTGCTTTTTCGGTAGGCATTAGTGCAACTTTTGCCGAGTCAGTAATCGTATTTAGGTGAGGAGTAAATCTTGAAAGGCTACCATAAATACCATATTTGGCGTGGTTTAAATACTTTTGTTTTCGGTCAAAGGCAGCATACCGAAGCCAGTTAGGGCTACTTGTAATATCAATGCTATTTTGTTCGTAAGCTACTTTTATAGGGAAAAATCCTGGTCCACCACCCCCAAAAAGCCCTTGTAATCGGTTTCGGGTATAGGAAGTAATTCTATCTCCTTCAATCTGAGAATCACCGTAATGAATAATTTGGCATCGTGAGGCCTTGAGCTTTTGTTTGAGTTTAGTAATAAAACCGATGATACTATCGGGGTAGTATATTCGCCCTTCGGTATTTGTTTTTAGAGCTTCTTTTTTATCTGTTTTTGCAAATATTAAAGAATCTCGTTTTTCTTGGCTTTCATCATTTTTTTCTTCGGTATCGTTACTGATGATGTGGGTTTCATTGATAATACTGGCAACTTTGTCATTTTTATCCGCTTTTTTACTTAGTAACAAGCTCGTGGTAGGGTATTTAATAAGGGCTACTTTTATGTTAAACCCTTCATTAACGGTTCCTTTTTCTGTTTGGTGCAGACCACTCAAAAACGTGATTCCAAACAAAACTAAAAGAACCGATACAATGAAAAAAGATATTTTTTTAGGATTCATTTTCGTTTTTGTTAAATCTGAGGTGTCAATCTACAATTTTGTTTCCTGTTGAATTGAATTTTGTGTGCGAAAATACGTATTTTTAGATATTTGCCAATTTTTAGTAGTCAAAAAATACAATAAAAATTTCAAAAAGATTCTCTTTTGTACAGAATTGTTAAAAATTGTGATTAAAAATCAAGCTCTTCTTGCAATTGCTCCCACGTTTGCATCAGTGATTCCAATTCCTTTTTCTTGTTTTCATATCGAATAAAAAACGCATCATCAATGTTCTGAGTTGACATTTGTTCATTCATTTTTTCAATTTCTTTTTCAATTTCATCGATTGATTTTTCTACTTTATTGAGTTTGTTTTGTAGTGTTTTCTGTTGTTTTTGTTGTTCGTAAGAAATCTTTTCTTCTGATTTTTTTTCAGAAGTTGAAGTCGTTTTGGTTTCGTTATTGCTTTTTTCAACTTCCCGAAAATCAGTAGCGTTACGATACTCTAAATAGAAATCAATATCTCCTAAAAATTCCTTAATTTGTTTGTCTTTGAACTCATACACCTTATCGGTTAATCCTTGCAAAAAGTCACGGTCGTGTGAAACGATAATTAACGTTCCTTCAAAATTTTGTAAGGCTTGTTTCAATACATTTTTCGATTTGATATCCAAATGGTTAGTAGGTTCGTCCATCACTAAAACATTAAAATCGGAAAGTAACATTTTGGCTAAAGCCAACCGATTCCGCTCACCTCCAGAAAGTACTTTTACTTTTTTCTCAACATCGTCACCGCGAAAT
This genomic window from Capnocytophaga canimorsus contains:
- a CDS encoding glucosaminidase domain-containing protein translates to MMKKFSFLLLGLLALSCSPRYYKKSKNPKKITQRNTQSKHILKSTSKIEKNHKNDDEDEYLVATSAVEVTPAVIRQYIETYKDISMVEMQRYKIPASITLAQAILESGSGQGRLARYGNNHFGIKCHLGWEGKTISHDDDEKGECFRRYKHPNESFEDHSIFIANRSRYAFLFELAPDDYKGWAYGLKKAGYATDPKYPQKLISLIHKYQLHQYDEQVLGIKKDKKQSPNSKAKYYIVKSGDTLYKISREQNVSIERIIQLNNLINNNIQAGQQLRLE
- a CDS encoding 1-aminocyclopropane-1-carboxylate deaminase/D-cysteine desulfhydrase; amino-acid sequence: MLDITCVENQPIELCFPHGITLDIKREDKIHRFISGNKYRKLKYNLLEAQRQNKKTLLTFGGAFSNHISATAYAGQISGYKTIGIIRGDELKDKIQENPTLSFAQKCGMQLHFISRAEYRLKNTSSFIKQIYNQFGEDIYLVPEGGTNAWAVKGCQEIITLEDAKYDVIACAVGTGGTLSGIINASFPHQTIIGFPALQGDFLHSEIEKYVSKTNWKLIHDYNFGGYAKVSDELVHFLNDFYQKTKIPLDPIYTGKMIFAIFALINKGFFKANSKILAIHTGGLQGIAGLNQKREKQHRKTLIYDEEI
- a CDS encoding MBOAT family O-acyltransferase, with amino-acid sequence MMELLQDIFAFSDKNPLIFTRINFWIFFAVVYFVFSLIYKRNHIRNAFLLLASLFFYYKTSGLFVLLLIFSTVTDFFLGKYIYNQTRQYLRKSAVTISIIINLLVLCYFKYAYFFTDSFNFFFHTNNEVFNYLAYWANGFNSEGYFKVDTIILPVGISFFTFQTISYTVDIYRKKVAPLNSILDFGFYVSFFPQLVAGPIVRAESFVPQITANTQIDASHFNKGIYMILKGLIKKMIFADFIAMHFLDKVFDSPTLFTGFSNMMALIGYSLQIYGDFSGYTDIAIGLALLMGFQLPTNFNSPYKAINCGDFWKRWHISLSTWLRDYLYIPLGGNRGSSWASIIISCLLIIGVVIAFNNMYFTISVGVILVIGTILAFINKNFERHISTNINIMLTMLIGGLWHGASWKFVIWGGLNGLGILVYKFWRKISPYEKSISWLATTWKIAITFIFITLVRIFFRGEDMQRISLWFNQVLYNMDWGSAWEVVWHHRWVFLVMFIGYVTHWLPQNFKDHIERKFSESHIIVKGAIAVITVIICYQAYSSDFQPFIYFQF
- a CDS encoding SGNH/GDSL hydrolase family protein, with amino-acid sequence MNPKKISFFIVSVLLVLFGITFLSGLHQTEKGTVNEGFNIKVALIKYPTTSLLLSKKADKNDKVASIINETHIISNDTEEKNDESQEKRDSLIFAKTDKKEALKTNTEGRIYYPDSIIGFITKLKQKLKASRCQIIHYGDSQIEGDRITSYTRNRLQGLFGGGGPGFFPIKVAYEQNSIDITSSPNWLRYAAFDRKQKYLNHAKYGIYGSLSRFTPHLNTITDSAKVALMPTEKATFTIKPSKKAFQRLQKFHKMGIHYGNNHTPTFITVYENGNILMRDSLKTDGRHHLFQIDFQSTPQEIKVELEGKISPDFYGITLDDITGIRMDNVAMRGESGRFFIKMNQENFRQMANQRKADIIIFQYGGNTIPYINEEKQVGGYVRTLMRNIMWVKDSNPEALCLLIGPGDMATSVNGEMVTYPFLPLLNDEMKKQSLQNGMAYWSLFEAMGGENSMVSWVEKGYASPDYIHFRPEGTRLMAELLVQCLQEDLLTID